A genomic region of Fundulus heteroclitus isolate FHET01 chromosome 24, MU-UCD_Fhet_4.1, whole genome shotgun sequence contains the following coding sequences:
- the LOC118557952 gene encoding activin receptor type-2A-like, with protein sequence MVFPRSSRPTISTELLSPWTACASAAPSGAADEEAGSERRRRFLSGDAVKVQANIPSSVSPQDPGPSPPSPVLGQKPLQLIELKARGRFGCVWKAQLLSDYVAVKIFPIQDKLSWQNEYEIYSVCGMKHDNILQFIGVEKRNNNLDLELWLITAYHDKGSLTDYLKANIVSWSELCHIAQTAARGLAYLHEDIPGHKDGHKPSVAHRDIKSKNVLLKNNLTACIADFGLALKFEAGKSAGDTHGQVGTRRYMAPEVLEGAINFQRDSFLRIDMYAFGLVLWELAARCTAADGPVDEYMLPFEEEVGQHPSLEDMQEVVVHKKLRPCLRDCWQKHTGLAMLCETIEDCWDHEAEARLSAGCVEERIGQMQRQAPAVGPEEIVTVVTMVTNLDLPPKESSL encoded by the exons ATGGTTTTCCCCCGCTCCTCTCGGCCGACGATCAGCACAGAGTTGCTCTCTCCGTGGACGGCGTGCGCTTCAGCAGCTCCATCAGGTGCTGCAG acgAGGAGGCGGGGAGTGAACGGAGGAGGAGATTTCTGAGTGGTGATGCCGTTAAAGTCCAGGCTAACATCCCGTCCTCTGTTTCTCCGCAGGATCCCGGACCGTCGCCTCCTTCCCCGGTCCTGGGCCAGAAACCGCTGCAGCTCATCGAGCTGAAAGCCAGGGGGCGCTTCGGCTGCGTGTGGAAGGCCCAGCTGCTGAGCGACTACGTGGCCGTGAAGATCTTCCCCATCCAG gaCAAGCTCTCCTGGCAGAACGAGTACGAGATCTACAGCGTGTGCGGCATGAAGCACGACAACATCCTGCAGTTCATCGGCGTGGAGAAGAGGAACAACAACCTGGATCTGGAGCTGTGGCTCATCACCGCCTACCACGACAAG GGCTCCCTGACGGACTACCTGAAGGCCAACATCGTGTCCTGGAGCGAGCTCTGCCACATCGCCCAGACGGCGGCCCGCGGCCTGGCCTACCTGCACGAGGACATCCCGGGACACAAGGACGGACACAAGCCGTCGGTGGCGCACCGGGACATCAAGAGCAAGAACGTGCTGCTGAAGAACAACCTGACCGCCTGCATCGCCGACTTCGGCCTGGCGCTCAAGTTTGAGGCCGGCAAATCAGCCGGAGACACGCACGGACAGGTCGGAACCCGCCGCTACATGGCCCCCGAAGTCCTGGAGGGCGCCATCAACTTCCAGCGCGACTCCTTCCTGCGGATCGACATGTACGCCTTCGGCCTGGTGCTCTGGGAGCTGGCGGCCCGATGCACCGCCGCGGACG GCCCCGTGGACGAGTACATGCTGCCATTCGAGGAGGAGGTGGGCCAGCACCCGTCTCTGGAGGACATGCAGGAGGTGGTGGTCCACAAGAAGCTGCGGCCCTGCCTGCGGGACTGCTGGCAGAAACACACG GGTCTGGCCATGCTGTGCGAAACCATCGAGGACTGCTGGGACCACGAGGCCGAGGCCCGCCTGTCCGCCGGCTGCGTGGAGGAGCGCATCGGCCAGATGCAGCGCCAGGCGCCCGCCGTCGGCCCCGAGGAGATCGTCACCGTGGTCACCATGGTGACGAACCTTGACCTCCCGCCCAAGGAGTCCAGCTTATGA